The genomic window CGCCCGCGCACGGCCGGGCGCCTGCGCTCACCAGCTGCGGCGTCGCCGGTCCCCACGCGTCGGGTCTCACGCACACCAGCGCCGCTGGAGAAAGTTGTAGACCGGGACGTAGACGAGGCCCGCGTAGACGCCGTAGAGAAAACTCTCCACCAGCCCGATCACGAATGCAGACCAACTCAGCCACTTGAAACCGGGCAACACCTGCTCAAGGAACGCATGCATGTGCAAACTCTCGGGGGTGGCGAGCCCGTAGGCGACGCAAAACACGAAGCTAAACGCGGTTGATATCCCCAATGCCCATGTCACTACCTTCAAATTCAACATGATTGCCCCCTAGTGTCGGTGCCCGCCGGTCTGCCGCGGCCCGCTCTTGTCGTCATTCTTGCCATGCCTCCCGTGCCCGCCGCCGCAACCGCCATGTCCGAACAAATGCATGCCGACAAAAACGGCCAGGATCAACACGAAAAACCAGTTCTGGGATAGCCATTCCATTTGAGCCTCCTAATCCGCCACGCGCGGCATTCACTGACGGCGATGCCGAATCGAAGGGGGGAGATCCCGGTCGCGGGCCTCGCAGTTCTCCAAACCCTGCCGCAACCGTTCCTCCCAGCCCTCTCCGAGTCGTGCGC from Azospira restricta includes these protein-coding regions:
- a CDS encoding DUF5676 family membrane protein, encoding MLNLKVVTWALGISTAFSFVFCVAYGLATPESLHMHAFLEQVLPGFKWLSWSAFVIGLVESFLYGVYAGLVYVPVYNFLQRRWCA
- a CDS encoding DUF2933 domain-containing protein; this encodes MEWLSQNWFFVLILAVFVGMHLFGHGGCGGGHGRHGKNDDKSGPRQTGGHRH